The DNA segment GGCAATCCACCACCCACAATTTTCCCAAGCGTTGTCAGATCGGGTTCGATCTTCTGCAGCGACTGGGCCCCGCCATAGGCAACACGAAAGCCCGTCATCACTTCATCGTAGATCAGCAAAGCGCCGTGTTCGTGGGTAAGATCTCGTAATTGCTTCAAGAAATCAGGGGTTGGGATCACGCACCCCATATTCCCCACCACCGGTTCGAGAATCACTGCGGCGATTTGATCTTTGTGCTGCTGAAAAAGTCCGGCAAGCGCTTCCTGATCGTTATAACGCAAGACCAGGGTATCCTGAGTCGTACCCGCGGTTACTCCGGGTGAGTTGGGCACCGAAAGGGTCGCCGCAGCGCTACCCGCAGCCACCAACAAACTGTCCACATGACCATGGTAGTTCCCGGCAAATTTGACAATCAGATCTCTTCCGGTGAACCCCCTTGCCACGCGGATTGCGCTCATGGTTGCCTCGGTACCCGAGTTCACCAGTCTGACCTTTTGAATGGACGACACCGCATCAACAATCAGTTGCGCGAGTACGTTTTCAGCTTCTGTGGGCGCACCAAAACTTGTCCCACGCCCCACACTATCCTGCACGGCGGCAATCACGGTGGGATGAGCATGCCCCAGAATCATCGGTCCCCAAGAGCCGATGTAGTCGATGTATTTGTTCGCATCCACGTCATACAGGTACGCACCTTCCCCACGCTCGATGACAATCGGCTCGCCGCCCACCGCGCCAAAAGCGCGAGCCGGACTGTTCACTCCGCCAGGCATGAGTTTTTGGGCAGCAGCAAAAATCTGGTGACTTCGTTCGTGGTTCATCGTGTCTTGACACTTCTGCGAGAGTTAAAAAAAGCAGGCACCCCTAGGAATTGTTGTCGACCAAGCGGATCTGACAACTCACTCCGATAGCCATTTGGCCACGTCTTTTGCCCAATAAGTCAAAATAATCGAGGCGCCCGCTCGGTGAATCGCCAACAACGATTCGATCGCGGTTGTCCGTTCATCCAGCCAGCCGTTCTGGGCAGCCGCCTTAATCATGCTGTATTCACCAGACACGTTGTAAGCCGCGAGCGGCACGCCAGGAAATGCGTCTCGAACCTGGCGGATGATATCCAAGTAGGCCATCGCCGGTTTGACCATGACCATGTCGGCTCCTTCATTCAAGTCAAGCTGCACTTCACGTAAGGCTTGACCAGAATCTGCCGCCGGATCCATCTGATAAGTTTTACGATTCCCAAACTGGGGCGCACTGTCAGCAGCATCCCGAAAAGGTCCATAGAAAGCACTGCAATACTTGGCCGCGTAACTAAGAATCGGAAGCTCAGAAAATCGGCCACCGTCCAACGCAGCACGAATCGCCTGCACCATGCCATCCATCATCCCGCTGGGTGCAACCAAATCAACTCCGGCGCGCGCGTGAGTCAATGCTTGCTCACCAAGATTCTTCAAAGTCAAATCGTTGTCCACATCAAATCGCTCCCCATCTTTTCGAATCACCCCGCAATGACCATGGTCGGTGTACTCGCAAAAACAGACGTCCGAAATGACGAGCAGATCCGGTGCCACTCTTTTGCACTCACGAATCGCTGCCTGAATGATGCCATCGTCGGAACAGGCATCGGAACCTTGCGGATCCTTGTCCGCGGGTATACCAAACAGGATCACACCCCCTATCCCAAGCTGCTGAACCTCATCCAGTTCCTTGGCCAGGTGATCGATGGTAATTTGGGCATGGCCGGGCATCGAGACGATTGGCTGCACCACCGACTCACCAGCTCGCACAAACAGGGGCAAGATAAACCGACCTGGATCGAGACGAGTCTGTTGCACCAAAGCGCGCAACTGGTCGTTGTACCGCAGGCGACGTAGACGAGAAACGGGAAAGTTGCTTGAGTTGAACATGCCGTCGTTATAACGGACGGACCGCCATTTCAAAAGCGGCAGTCTGAACAACGTAGGTCGCCCAACTCAATCGCCAACCCAAGCAACAGAATCCGGTCACGAATTCAATCACTTCCGATCATCAAAAAACCGGCTCCAACACAGTCCCCACCGGTCCGATCGCTAACGCGAATCCGACCAACTCAGCTCATGGCGTACGAATTAAGGGAATCATTTGCAGCCTCGGGCAACAAACATCATACTCCACCTCACCGAATTCATTTCAACAGATCACGGATAATGGAACGTCCCTCGATCAAGAAACTGAAGTCATGGAGATGGTAAAACGCCCGCTAAGCATGTGTGAGTTTTGGACTCTTTGCTTTTGCTTTTTAATCACCAGCCGAATGGTTGTGGCGGCAGAACGGGTGCAGCTCTCGACGGAAAGCTGCGATAAATTCGCGCCGATCAGCAAAGAAGTCGATTGCATTTACGGGAATGTGTGTATTGCGAAACGATCTGATCGTTGCTGTCATCGCAGAGCCACTCGCCGAGCGAAACGCCAACATGACAGTCCGTCAGGTCGGAGGGGCCGTGATCGACTTGACTGTGCGAAACGCCTCCAACGAGCAACGAAGTGCCTTCTATTCGGGTGGAAGAAGACGAACTTTTGAGATCGCCGAAAACGAGCAAAAGGCGGCCCATCGACGCAACGCCTGAGGCGCGGTGAACGAATCGCGAGTTGACCTAATCAAACAGGTTCACCAATTCAACCATTTAAAAGCTGAAGGTAGAAAACTCGCTGTACTTTTTACGCCTGCCGAAGGGACCGAACTTTTGTCAAATTCCTACAGACATCTACCTCGCAACTGCAATCAAGCATTACAAATCGGACAGTACGCCATCGATTTCTGTCGAAACAACGGCGGCAACCCGGCGTCAAGCGTCTTTGAACGCACCGAACTGTTCCATCTTGACAGTGTTGCCTGCGGACTCTCGGCCTTGTCGTGGGGCGCCAATGCGCCCACCGTTCTACGAACAGAAGCGCTTCAGTATCCCCGTACCGATGATTGGGGAGTCCCTTGCTTTGGATCGAAACAGCGGTTGCAACCCGAAAAGGCAATTGTGGCAAACTGCGCAGCCGTTCGTGAATGGGATTCCAACGGTACGAATTTTGGTTTCAACCCGGCACGAAATGCAACGCGAGGCGAATTCGGGCATAACGATTTTTACCCCGTTGCCGTCGCTGGAGCCCAGATCGGCCAATGGGACGGCGTCCAAACCGTTCGAGCCATGATTTGCCATGATGAAATTCGAGGACGGCTGGCGGAAGTATTCGGCTTAAAGGATTACAAGATCGATCATGTCGTGCATGGCGGAATCGCTTCGGCCGCTGTCTTCGGCGCCCTGGTCGGAGCAACGGCAGCCCAGATCGAATCAGCCATCGGCATGCTGGTAGCTCACTACGTTCCTTTTCGCGCCATTCGAGCCGGGCACCAACTGTCGGATTCCAAAGGCGCGTCAGCCGCTTTGACCAGCGAAATGGCAGTGTTGAGCGTAAGCAGATCAATGAACGGCTTTGTGGGACCGGCAGATATCTTCCGCAATCCTCAGGCGTTGTTCTGTCTTTTCGAACCACCGTCCACCCCAACTGAAAGCCCTTTTGAGCTTTGCTTGGCAATGGACGGAGACGACTTCGCTATCATGGGGATGCACTTCAAGATCGGTCTCTACGAGCACCAATCGGCAGGAGCCATTCAAGGGCTCATCGACTTGCTACAACGATCTCCTAATCTGCATCAAGACCTCGAAAAAATCAAACAAATCCGGATCCGCATCTACGAACCCGCCTTCAGCATCATCGGCGATCCCGCAAAAAGAGATCCTCGCACCCGGCAATCCGCCGATCATTCCATGATCTACATCATCGCAACGGTGTTGCGGAAAGCACACCAATTGGCAACGGCTAATTGGCTGGATCTGATGTTGATGCCAGACGACTACAGCGATGCGGCCCTCCATGATCCACTCACTCGCCGTATCATGGACCGCATCAATTTCGAACACGGGGGTGATTCGTTCGACCAAGCCTATCCGGATGGAATTCCAACATCGATTGAAATCACGACTCACGATGGACAACAAAGCTCGTCAGGCATGGTGATGTATCCCGAGGGACACGCGAGACGAGGCAGCGATCAGCTACGGTCACTTCTCGAACGCAAGTTCAACAATTTGGCGGGCAAGGCAGTGCTGAACTACGATGAATTTAGAGCTCGTTTTGACTCGCTCTCTCAACAGTCAGCCGATGCCATCCAGCAGCTCTACGATTTCGATATCGCACCTGCCAACGAACCGAATAGAAGCTAACTGAGCTGAAAATATTTCGTTCGATGCGCAACAGAAAAGCGGAACGTCAAAACACGCTCCGCTCTTGATTACACCGAGTTGAATCAATTTCCTCAGCGAATGGTGGCTGTCGCCATCACCGTTCCGGCGAATCCAGCTCCAAGATCGGTCTCAATCTGGATTTGCTCCGAAATCTTACCCGGCTCGTCCGTTGCCGTGAATCGAACAGGAATCAAATGCAGCTGTTTGGCTTCTTCCGACGGGACAAATTCAAAACAGTCGTCCTCGCAATCAACCTTCGTGATTCGAAACGGCTTCTTGCTGCGGACAACGATATTCTTGGTCACCGTCTGCCCTGGTCCCAACACGCCCAAGGAAAGGGCCGCGGGACTGACCGTCAAGGGAGACGCAACCATCCCTTCCACACGCAGCGGAATTTGTTGCGATTGCCGATCATTCGTCACTAGAATCATTTCGTCGTTAAAATAACCAACCGGTGTATCGGGCTTCAGTCGAACCTTCAATTCGTATCCAACCCGACCATTAACTCGCTGTGTCTCGACAGGTTCGACGACCAAATTGGTATTTGAACTGCGGATATCAACAATTTCCCAGTCGCTTCGGCCCGCGTAGTTCACGTTAACTTGACGCTCAGCCTTCTCACCAAAACCAACGGAATCAAAGTTCACTGTGCCTGGATCAAACACGACATCGCCACGGATGTGCCCCTTGATCGCCAGTTGAACTTCCGCAAAGTAAGGCTTATCGATCGTGACGGTCACGGTTGCCGTGCGACGTCCCAAGAA comes from the Pirellulaceae bacterium genome and includes:
- the hemB gene encoding porphobilinogen synthase; translation: MFNSSNFPVSRLRRLRYNDQLRALVQQTRLDPGRFILPLFVRAGESVVQPIVSMPGHAQITIDHLAKELDEVQQLGIGGVILFGIPADKDPQGSDACSDDGIIQAAIRECKRVAPDLLVISDVCFCEYTDHGHCGVIRKDGERFDVDNDLTLKNLGEQALTHARAGVDLVAPSGMMDGMVQAIRAALDGGRFSELPILSYAAKYCSAFYGPFRDAADSAPQFGNRKTYQMDPAADSGQALREVQLDLNEGADMVMVKPAMAYLDIIRQVRDAFPGVPLAAYNVSGEYSMIKAAAQNGWLDERTTAIESLLAIHRAGASIILTYWAKDVAKWLSE
- a CDS encoding MmgE/PrpD family protein; the protein is MNESRVDLIKQVHQFNHLKAEGRKLAVLFTPAEGTELLSNSYRHLPRNCNQALQIGQYAIDFCRNNGGNPASSVFERTELFHLDSVACGLSALSWGANAPTVLRTEALQYPRTDDWGVPCFGSKQRLQPEKAIVANCAAVREWDSNGTNFGFNPARNATRGEFGHNDFYPVAVAGAQIGQWDGVQTVRAMICHDEIRGRLAEVFGLKDYKIDHVVHGGIASAAVFGALVGATAAQIESAIGMLVAHYVPFRAIRAGHQLSDSKGASAALTSEMAVLSVSRSMNGFVGPADIFRNPQALFCLFEPPSTPTESPFELCLAMDGDDFAIMGMHFKIGLYEHQSAGAIQGLIDLLQRSPNLHQDLEKIKQIRIRIYEPAFSIIGDPAKRDPRTRQSADHSMIYIIATVLRKAHQLATANWLDLMLMPDDYSDAALHDPLTRRIMDRINFEHGGDSFDQAYPDGIPTSIEITTHDGQQSSSGMVMYPEGHARRGSDQLRSLLERKFNNLAGKAVLNYDEFRARFDSLSQQSADAIQQLYDFDIAPANEPNRS
- a CDS encoding DUF1573 domain-containing protein; this encodes MFKTADHDFGTVARAAKSDYVFEFKNIYKETIHIAGIRASCGCITPTIEKRSLDTWEKGEVHVKFNTHSFLGRRTATVTVTIDKPYFAEVQLAIKGHIRGDVVFDPGTVNFDSVGFGEKAERQVNVNYAGRSDWEIVDIRSSNTNLVVEPVETQRVNGRVGYELKVRLKPDTPVGYFNDEMILVTNDRQSQQIPLRVEGMVASPLTVSPAALSLGVLGPGQTVTKNIVVRSKKPFRITKVDCEDDCFEFVPSEEAKQLHLIPVRFTATDEPGKISEQIQIETDLGAGFAGTVMATATIR
- the hemL gene encoding glutamate-1-semialdehyde 2,1-aminomutase, with the protein product MNHERSHQIFAAAQKLMPGGVNSPARAFGAVGGEPIVIERGEGAYLYDVDANKYIDYIGSWGPMILGHAHPTVIAAVQDSVGRGTSFGAPTEAENVLAQLIVDAVSSIQKVRLVNSGTEATMSAIRVARGFTGRDLIVKFAGNYHGHVDSLLVAAGSAAATLSVPNSPGVTAGTTQDTLVLRYNDQEALAGLFQQHKDQIAAVILEPVVGNMGCVIPTPDFLKQLRDLTHEHGALLIYDEVMTGFRVAYGGAQSLQKIEPDLTTLGKIVGGGLPLGAYGGRADVMNHVLPAGKVFQAGTLSGNPIATAAGIATLSELRARPPYEYLEEISARLAQGLTAAAEAADLPHSLTRVGSMMTLFFNPEPVTDWDVSSQSDTARFGKYFWGLADRGVYMPCSQFEALFVSAAHSHEDIQRTIDAAQETMTGFQT